Proteins found in one Melospiza georgiana isolate bMelGeo1 chromosome 1, bMelGeo1.pri, whole genome shotgun sequence genomic segment:
- the VAPA gene encoding vesicle-associated membrane protein-associated protein A, with protein sequence MAAAGALAKHEQILVLDPPTDLKFKGPFTDVVTTNLKLRNPSDRKVCFKVKTTAPRRYCVRPNSGIIDPGSSVIVSVMLQPFDYDPNEKSKHKFMVQTTYAPPNITDMEAVWKEAKPDELMDSKLRCVFEMPNENDKLNDIDASKSTPVLNTSKQDGPMPKPHSVSLNDTETRKLVEECKRLQAEIMKLTDENRHLRDEGLRLRKVAHSDKSGSPAALALRDNGSNSLPSLLVVIAAIFIGFFLGKFIL encoded by the exons ATGGCGGCCGCTGGGGCTCTGGCGAAGCACGAGCAGATCCTGGTGCTCGATCCGCCCACCGACCTCAAATTCAAAG gtcCCTTTACAGATGTAGTAACTACAAATCTTAAACTACGAAATCCATCAGATAGAAAAGTATGCTTCAAAGTGAAGACCACAGCACCTCGTCGATACTGCGTGAGGCCAAACAGTGGAATTATTGACCCAGGATCATCTGTAATTGTTTCAG TAATGCTGCAGCCTTTTGACTATGACCCAAATGAGAAGAGTAAACACAAGTTTATGGTACAAACAACCTATGCACCACCAAATATTACAGATATGGAGGCAGTG TGGAAAGAAGCGAAACCTGATGAGTTGATGGACTCCAAATTGAGATGTGTGTTTGAAATGCCCAACGAAAATGATAAACTG AATGATATAGATGCAAGCAAATCCACCCCGGTACTGAACACATCTAAGCAGGATGGACCGATGCCAAAACCACATAGTGTTTCACTTAATGACACTGAAACAAGGAAGCTGGTGGAGGAGTGCAAAAGACTTCAGGCAGAGATTATGAAGCTGACAGATGAAAATCGGCACCTGAGA gATGAAGGCTTGAGGCTCAGAAAGGTAGCGCACTCGGATAAATCTGGATCACCCGCAGCTTTGGCCCTCAGAGATAACGGCTCTAATTCTCTTCCTTCACTTCTTGTTGTGATTGCAGCCATTTTCATTGGATTCTTTCTAGGGAAGTTCATCTTGTAG